The following coding sequences are from one Pusillimonas sp. DMV24BSW_D window:
- a CDS encoding abortive infection family protein: MSDLTGSERRKLEKLLGMGGGYVLNFSDRTFGDFFDEYRVEIDAERYRVRGTSKANRMRTHWELDANHVVGRVIGGLIEYANDESCFGDSNPVLIEDCRKIAQRLLSDQPVAELDALAATADEHDFEVVAEHVREAIEKNQPEGALDRLHTFVIKFVRIACEPHGIEVNRDKPLHSVFGEYVRALRDGGHLESAMTERILKSSISVLEAFNDVRNNKSLAHDNPILNYEESLLIFNHVAASVRFIKSLEAKIKAKAMTIRAVSAWDDSIPF; the protein is encoded by the coding sequence ATGTCAGACTTAACGGGGAGCGAGCGGCGTAAGCTGGAAAAGCTACTTGGAATGGGTGGCGGCTACGTGTTGAACTTTTCCGACCGTACTTTTGGCGACTTCTTTGACGAATACCGGGTTGAGATCGACGCGGAGCGCTACCGCGTCAGGGGCACGTCGAAAGCCAATCGCATGCGTACGCATTGGGAGCTGGACGCGAACCATGTTGTCGGTCGAGTAATCGGTGGCCTAATCGAATACGCCAATGACGAGAGTTGCTTCGGCGATAGCAATCCGGTGTTGATCGAGGACTGCCGAAAGATTGCACAGCGCTTACTCAGCGACCAGCCCGTGGCCGAGTTAGACGCGCTGGCAGCGACCGCCGACGAGCATGACTTTGAGGTGGTGGCGGAGCACGTCCGCGAAGCCATCGAGAAGAATCAGCCTGAGGGTGCGTTGGATCGGCTGCATACGTTCGTGATCAAGTTCGTGCGCATCGCCTGTGAGCCTCACGGTATCGAGGTCAACCGCGACAAGCCGCTGCACAGCGTGTTCGGAGAGTACGTGCGCGCCCTACGCGACGGTGGTCACCTCGAATCGGCTATGACCGAGCGCATCTTGAAGTCCTCAATTTCGGTGCTGGAAGCGTTCAACGATGTGCGCAACAACAAAAGTCTGGCGCATGACAATCCGATCCTCAACTACGAAGAAAGCTTGTTGATCTTTAACCACGTCGCAGCCTCGGTCCGGTTTATCAAATCGCTTGAGGCCAAGATCAAGGCCAAGGCGATGACAATAAGAGCGGTCAGTGCGTGGGATGACAGCATTCCGTTCTGA
- a CDS encoding ATP-binding protein: protein MDKADIRPGNKITQTLTRQMRELNNRDLIANRVTRLPRSSSPIEQVQPHQIGPTIEALLHQLYVPTSQDLDILERFVQTGIAHYETNYPSDHSYLQTLYTHQESFSPPVQTPTCLTGPAGIGKTSLLQALGRLLPPPIELEPAPNHGPVLFTSHWSIEVRQRVNANSLLQQLVLPLEERSARPRNLGALAAKLAHRAGVALFLVDELQFLTQSGTANTLITKLLYELSYVGIPLVYVANYSMCKLLQKRPEQDRQRLLANPIVMLPTQPDSQDWMAYLRAIQKVLGTTLQIDVLQERGTIYYLSAGLKRLVKQLLRRAYELAWHTGRRYVTIADLHDAYNDTPYAISRQQVEAMLSPHSKRSSEYVCPFPLPRVAAQALAQQQEERKRIKILNDIQVSALTTTERENLPTELTTPRQAKPSRPKRPKLSAQELRKTHEYRLNTGQIPSK from the coding sequence ATGGATAAGGCGGACATACGACCAGGTAACAAAATTACCCAAACGCTCACGCGCCAAATGCGCGAGCTTAACAATCGAGACCTGATCGCGAATCGCGTAACACGACTTCCTAGATCATCGTCGCCTATTGAACAAGTACAACCTCACCAAATCGGCCCGACCATCGAGGCGCTGCTGCACCAACTCTATGTGCCTACAAGCCAAGATCTGGACATTCTTGAGAGATTTGTGCAAACCGGCATTGCGCACTACGAGACAAACTACCCTAGCGATCACTCATACTTGCAGACTTTGTATACACACCAGGAGTCCTTTTCCCCTCCTGTCCAAACGCCAACTTGTTTGACAGGTCCAGCCGGGATCGGAAAAACATCGCTTTTGCAAGCACTTGGACGATTGTTGCCGCCCCCGATCGAGCTTGAACCCGCTCCCAATCATGGGCCGGTCCTCTTCACATCTCACTGGTCCATTGAAGTACGTCAACGTGTCAACGCAAATTCGTTATTACAACAACTTGTTCTCCCCTTAGAGGAGCGAAGTGCGAGACCGCGCAACCTTGGCGCTTTGGCTGCAAAATTGGCCCACCGCGCCGGCGTTGCCCTCTTTCTGGTAGACGAGCTGCAGTTTCTTACTCAAAGCGGCACAGCCAATACCTTGATCACAAAACTATTGTACGAGCTCAGTTATGTCGGGATCCCCTTGGTGTACGTAGCGAACTACAGCATGTGCAAGCTGTTGCAAAAGCGTCCAGAACAAGACCGACAAAGATTGTTGGCAAACCCAATTGTTATGCTACCCACGCAGCCCGACTCACAGGACTGGATGGCGTACCTGCGTGCAATTCAAAAGGTACTTGGTACAACGCTACAAATCGACGTGCTACAAGAGCGTGGAACAATTTATTACCTGAGCGCCGGGCTGAAACGCCTGGTGAAACAGTTACTCAGACGTGCCTACGAACTTGCCTGGCACACTGGCAGGCGTTACGTCACCATCGCTGATCTGCATGATGCATACAACGACACACCCTATGCCATCAGCCGCCAGCAAGTGGAAGCCATGCTTTCGCCGCACTCCAAGCGATCCAGCGAATATGTATGCCCGTTTCCTCTTCCCAGAGTGGCGGCACAAGCACTGGCACAACAGCAGGAGGAGCGTAAGAGAATAAAAATTCTAAACGACATTCAAGTCAGCGCTCTGACGACAACAGAACGAGAAAACCTTCCAACTGAGTTAACGACCCCGCGCCAGGCAAAGCCTTCCCGCCCAAAACGGCCCAAGCTTTCCGCTCAAGAACTGAGAAAAACACACGAGTATCGACTTAATACTGGCCAGATACCAAGCAAATGA
- a CDS encoding ISL3 family transposase, with translation MRIKSTHGRTVKHTRQGNQLMVLHLRIPKYHCLSCNRYFRHRFAGLRPWHRSTEAYRLEVFEAHEGGVSQRKLTRTHNIGSATVERWYQSYIKQRVSELSGRSCPQVLGIDEHFFTRKKGYATTLVDLKNHKVFDVVLGRSEASLRSYLKRLPGRENVRIIVMDLSETYRRIAQQYFPNAMIVADRFHVIRLVNQHFLKLWQQYDPEGRKNRGLLSLMRRHHWRLSAVQKERLHQYLAQSPVLNALYFAKQQLNGFLTLRMTHRERASKMLPKFLALIRQFEQSPARALAATLLSWLEPIVRMWRFSKSNGITEGFHTKMEMLSRRAYGFRNFENYRLRVLAQCGWNGVINRV, from the coding sequence GTGCGGATTAAGTCGACGCATGGGCGTACTGTAAAGCACACGCGTCAGGGTAACCAGTTGATGGTGCTGCATTTGCGTATACCCAAATATCATTGTCTATCGTGCAATCGTTATTTTCGTCATCGGTTTGCCGGGCTGCGGCCTTGGCACCGCTCAACCGAGGCGTATCGCCTGGAGGTGTTTGAGGCGCATGAAGGTGGGGTCAGCCAGCGCAAGCTGACCCGAACCCACAACATTGGCAGCGCCACGGTTGAGCGTTGGTACCAGTCTTACATCAAGCAACGGGTCTCTGAGTTATCGGGGCGAAGCTGTCCGCAGGTTTTAGGTATTGATGAGCATTTCTTTACCCGTAAGAAGGGCTACGCAACCACCTTGGTTGATTTGAAGAATCACAAGGTTTTTGATGTGGTGTTGGGGCGTTCAGAGGCAAGCCTGCGTAGCTATTTAAAGCGTCTTCCCGGGCGTGAGAATGTGCGGATCATTGTGATGGACCTGTCCGAGACGTACCGCCGGATCGCCCAGCAGTACTTCCCCAATGCCATGATCGTGGCCGACCGCTTTCATGTGATTCGGTTGGTCAATCAGCACTTTTTGAAGCTGTGGCAACAGTACGACCCCGAGGGACGTAAGAACCGGGGACTGCTCAGCTTGATGCGCCGTCATCACTGGCGACTGTCTGCTGTTCAAAAGGAACGGTTGCATCAATATCTGGCGCAATCGCCTGTTCTGAATGCTTTATATTTTGCTAAACAGCAGCTTAATGGTTTTTTGACCCTGCGCATGACACACCGGGAACGAGCAAGCAAGATGCTGCCTAAGTTCCTGGCGCTCATTCGTCAGTTTGAACAAAGCCCAGCTCGGGCACTGGCTGCTACGTTATTATCGTGGCTAGAACCCATTGTGCGTATGTGGCGCTTTTCAAAGTCTAATGGAATTACTGAGGGGTTCCACACAAAGATGGAGATGCTTTCGCGCAGAGCGTATGGGTTCAGGAATTTTGAGAATTACCGCCTGCGCGTTTTAGCTCAGTGCGGTTGGAACGGCGTGATTAACCGTGTTTAG
- a CDS encoding TnsD family Tn7-like transposition protein, with amino-acid sequence MRLSNGNLGHNWPLPITQWFDDELFYSLCCRFHYIAGNRLSGHTAKQLFGHARHGTQHDFPSNLDTFVQRTSGVFGDTPKHIILQHTILPFYLPWVSCSLGTELLDLLSRGQAARIKSLLGLPSSRLRANHPLRACPECMHEDKQRTGTAYWRLTHQLPGVRVCPTHKVLLWQFNEKTNAVRRFDWLLPRNDAFYPVAHTLTTHCQLWLDRLAQAAIEIFKLAPNIHIDLKTVQTAYRTALDEHAMLRGRHQIALGTVCQRYLAFTRSCRWQELGIMPPAQERSTTFMLSRLLTRQPCSTNPLHHLPLILWLFGDWPTFWAAYKHAQAPASVTPVHPRTSSDIPDTQTQRLTQLVVVQGLSVSAAAQQLGIAVQTCQSWAAACGIRLQKRPKSNLERIAAIVKDLRQGMEQKATAHKHGVSSSTISRLLLTEPGLHIRWEKARRALAQKRAQSRWLRAMTKHPNATAKQLREIEPASYAWLYRNDRAWLQSKLRKLAKHSVDRSTSVDWAKRDEKLHGQVQQLYQQLQRDGELFPITVQQIYKSTPNIKPALSSLNRLPQTRELLTQIRKRSYRTSKC; translated from the coding sequence ATGCGCCTTAGTAACGGAAATCTCGGTCATAACTGGCCTTTACCCATCACCCAGTGGTTTGACGACGAGCTGTTCTATAGTCTTTGCTGTCGTTTTCATTACATCGCAGGTAATCGACTCTCTGGCCACACTGCCAAACAACTTTTTGGTCACGCGCGGCACGGCACACAGCACGATTTTCCATCCAACCTGGATACCTTTGTGCAACGTACAAGTGGCGTGTTTGGAGATACCCCAAAGCACATCATTTTGCAGCACACGATCTTGCCGTTCTACTTACCCTGGGTTAGTTGCTCACTAGGCACGGAGCTTCTTGACCTATTAAGTCGTGGCCAGGCTGCGCGAATCAAAAGCCTTTTGGGCCTACCCTCAAGCCGTCTGCGAGCCAACCACCCGCTTCGCGCATGCCCGGAATGTATGCATGAAGACAAGCAACGGACAGGTACAGCCTATTGGCGCCTGACACATCAGCTACCAGGCGTAAGAGTCTGCCCAACCCACAAGGTGCTACTTTGGCAGTTTAATGAGAAAACCAATGCCGTGCGCCGGTTCGATTGGCTACTGCCTCGCAATGATGCTTTCTATCCTGTAGCGCACACACTAACTACACACTGCCAACTTTGGCTCGACAGACTGGCTCAAGCCGCGATCGAGATCTTCAAGCTGGCGCCCAACATACATATTGACCTTAAAACGGTACAAACCGCCTACCGCACCGCCCTTGACGAGCATGCGATGTTGCGTGGCCGCCACCAGATAGCGTTAGGTACCGTCTGTCAGCGGTACCTTGCGTTTACTCGATCCTGCCGCTGGCAAGAATTAGGGATCATGCCGCCAGCCCAGGAGCGCAGTACGACCTTCATGCTCAGTCGTTTGCTGACGCGTCAGCCATGCAGCACAAACCCACTTCATCACCTGCCACTGATTTTGTGGCTTTTCGGTGACTGGCCTACGTTCTGGGCGGCCTATAAGCACGCCCAAGCACCCGCGAGTGTGACACCTGTTCACCCCCGGACATCGTCAGACATACCCGACACTCAAACGCAACGCCTTACTCAACTCGTTGTGGTTCAAGGCCTGTCGGTCAGCGCAGCAGCGCAGCAACTCGGCATAGCGGTGCAAACATGTCAGTCTTGGGCTGCTGCTTGCGGTATCCGCTTACAAAAACGTCCAAAAAGTAACCTCGAGCGCATCGCAGCTATCGTGAAAGACCTTCGTCAAGGCATGGAGCAAAAAGCCACTGCACACAAACATGGGGTGTCCAGCTCGACTATTTCCAGACTGTTACTCACCGAGCCGGGATTACACATACGCTGGGAAAAAGCGCGCCGCGCCCTAGCACAAAAGCGGGCTCAGTCACGCTGGTTACGTGCCATGACTAAGCACCCAAACGCGACCGCAAAGCAGCTTCGTGAGATCGAGCCAGCAAGTTACGCCTGGCTCTATAGAAATGATCGCGCGTGGCTGCAAAGTAAATTGAGAAAGCTCGCAAAGCATAGCGTCGACCGCAGCACAAGCGTCGATTGGGCAAAACGCGATGAGAAGCTACATGGACAAGTACAGCAACTTTATCAGCAGCTTCAACGTGATGGCGAACTATTTCCCATCACCGTGCAGCAAATTTACAAAAGCACTCCAAACATCAAGCCCGCTCTTTCAAGCCTGAATCGCCTCCCCCAAACTCGTGAATTACTCACTCAAATTCGAAAACGCTCCTACCGGACATCCAAATGTTGA
- a CDS encoding metallophosphoesterase has protein sequence MTRLHLKVSANTSGRDFVVGDLHGCLDLLEIELARVGFDTAVDRLFSVGDLIDRGPDSMACLRLLHKPWFFAVRGNHEGMLLDYLYEVSQPYACRQSAKLLVSNGGRWVFALDSGTREELREELFPLVKELPYVITVGEGPARFHVAHAEIMTGSTDQHNWLDELAGLPLDLSPRRILTDDELTEETLAGTLEPLLWGRRLWKKLDLNASREVSTPAGMLLISQNPMHPSLSLTYVGHTPLRSMMLHESHMFIDRGAYKRDALSCLSLLSHAEVRSWLS, from the coding sequence ATGACACGCCTACATCTGAAGGTGTCCGCAAATACTTCGGGTCGCGACTTCGTCGTCGGCGACTTACACGGATGCTTAGATCTACTAGAAATTGAGCTCGCCCGTGTCGGATTCGATACAGCCGTAGACAGGCTATTTTCGGTAGGTGATCTAATCGATCGCGGTCCTGATTCCATGGCATGCCTGCGGCTACTTCATAAGCCGTGGTTCTTCGCTGTGCGCGGTAATCACGAGGGCATGCTTCTGGACTATCTCTATGAGGTTTCGCAGCCATACGCATGCCGTCAATCAGCTAAGCTCCTAGTCAGCAATGGAGGACGTTGGGTCTTCGCACTGGATAGTGGCACCCGTGAAGAGCTGCGCGAAGAATTATTTCCCCTCGTTAAGGAGTTGCCGTATGTGATCACGGTCGGCGAGGGCCCTGCCCGGTTTCATGTCGCACATGCTGAGATCATGACGGGCAGTACCGATCAGCACAATTGGCTGGACGAGCTGGCAGGCCTGCCTCTGGATTTGTCGCCACGACGGATCCTGACAGACGACGAGCTCACAGAGGAAACTCTGGCAGGAACCTTGGAACCTCTCCTCTGGGGCAGGCGGTTGTGGAAAAAGTTGGATCTGAACGCTTCTAGGGAAGTGTCTACGCCAGCCGGTATGCTATTGATCAGCCAAAATCCAATGCATCCGAGCCTTTCATTGACATATGTGGGCCATACCCCGTTGCGATCCATGATGCTGCATGAGTCGCATATGTTTATTGACCGCGGCGCCTATAAACGTGATGCGCTTTCATGTTTATCGTTGCTGAGCCACGCGGAGGTTCGTTCATGGCTATCGTGA
- a CDS encoding IS3 family transposase, with product MKYSPERREAILAKLEAPYNRTVSELATEEGISAATLYNWRKQARRTGRLLPNASTSTEGWSSRHKFNAVLETAALTEEELAEYCRRRGLYPEQIRRWRASCEQANERADLAAERQSESTKAERKRIRELERELRRKEAALAETAYYKPTKAAPKVKPELAEPIKAMIEESPSFGYRTVAYLLGMNKNTVQRIFQLKGWQVKKRAIGFRPRIQALPSVASAPNERWSTDLCRIWAGRDGWATLALVINCHTRELLGWHLSRSGKATTAGSALEHALIARFGTLGRVAEPFLLRSDNGLVFTSRSYTALVRSYGLRQEFITPHCPQQNGIVERVIRTLKEQCAHRHRFETLQHASRVIGDWIRFYNHRRPHKALNMKTPAEAFALAA from the coding sequence ATGAAGTATTCCCCTGAGCGCCGTGAGGCCATCTTGGCCAAGCTGGAGGCGCCTTACAACCGTACGGTCAGCGAGCTGGCGACTGAAGAAGGGATTTCGGCCGCCACGCTGTATAACTGGCGCAAACAAGCCCGTCGTACGGGACGTTTACTGCCGAACGCATCAACGAGCACAGAAGGCTGGAGCTCCCGGCACAAGTTCAATGCCGTGCTGGAGACGGCCGCATTGACCGAGGAAGAGTTAGCGGAATACTGTCGGCGTCGTGGTTTGTATCCCGAACAGATTCGTCGTTGGCGCGCCAGTTGCGAGCAGGCCAATGAGCGGGCGGACCTGGCGGCAGAACGACAATCAGAATCAACCAAGGCGGAACGTAAACGGATTCGAGAGCTGGAACGGGAGCTGCGCCGCAAGGAGGCTGCGTTGGCTGAAACGGCGTACTACAAGCCTACGAAGGCCGCGCCGAAAGTTAAGCCTGAACTGGCAGAACCCATCAAAGCGATGATCGAAGAATCGCCGTCGTTTGGGTATCGGACGGTCGCCTATCTGCTAGGCATGAACAAGAACACGGTGCAGCGCATCTTCCAGCTCAAGGGTTGGCAGGTGAAGAAGCGTGCCATTGGATTCCGGCCACGTATTCAAGCCTTGCCTTCAGTGGCGAGTGCGCCGAATGAGCGCTGGTCGACTGATTTGTGCCGGATCTGGGCTGGCCGGGATGGTTGGGCGACCCTGGCGCTAGTCATCAACTGCCACACGCGTGAACTGCTCGGCTGGCACCTGTCGCGCAGCGGCAAAGCCACGACCGCTGGCAGCGCGCTGGAACACGCCTTGATCGCCCGCTTCGGCACCCTGGGCCGTGTTGCTGAGCCATTCCTGCTACGGTCGGACAATGGCCTCGTTTTTACGAGTCGCAGCTACACGGCGCTGGTACGCAGTTACGGCCTGCGCCAGGAGTTCATCACACCGCACTGCCCGCAGCAGAACGGTATAGTGGAACGGGTGATCAGGACGCTTAAAGAGCAATGTGCCCACCGGCACCGGTTTGAAACCTTGCAGCATGCCAGCCGCGTGATCGGCGACTGGATACGCTTTTACAACCACCGGCGTCCACATAAGGCGCTGAACATGAAAACCCCGGCTGAGGCATTCGCATTAGCCGCATGA
- a CDS encoding AAA family ATPase — translation MSFRVFVDRVNEAPELELERDDSSLIDQIPFNGFFGDDFLTLIYLSPPDAPIFHDAMRETLHVLADEKESNHRRAQAAVQVGRFVKHNAPAAPAQLGRSESLAWFELAQQLGSIVGVWELANEMLKQCDLKVSIDLNTNPLPELRARKDNARFRIDVRVAQAWYEGIRLTLTASQNNFEHWDLQAHQCAVGCIVNYLLLLPGEPPKSLRKYNGDEPLIVKRFKTLQWVAPFWDRLIESMSNDISDEVKQLLIEQKYIVSSYIPQLVQQCTETQPASFDDRNMPQANNQVQTNAVDQLVVIKGQIPTSSDRDDVLVLKQYASLQKPVRFKTFPVLEELLRMREQLFSEFPWAQDAIRVVMNDLIARRRHGVTRLGMAPVLLVGKPGTGKTRFAQRLSELLETPSSVLNLAGMCDTKVLKGVTRGWAGQRPSKIVEFIHQTQVPNPLFILDEIDKAHAGYSNGGDPQEALLDLLEPGNAKRYHDIYLMTECDLSHCLYITTANSLDTISEPLMSRLRPVHFPPPGEDHAPVLINGVVKDLEKMWNLPEGAVTLTDEQRAMLVGLSPREMRAAILDLLGNEQTHKVH, via the coding sequence ATGAGTTTCAGAGTATTTGTCGACCGGGTCAATGAAGCACCCGAGTTAGAGTTGGAAAGAGACGATTCATCGCTGATCGACCAAATTCCCTTTAATGGGTTTTTTGGTGATGATTTCTTGACGTTAATTTATTTGAGTCCACCAGATGCGCCTATTTTCCATGACGCAATGCGCGAAACGCTGCATGTTCTCGCAGATGAAAAAGAGTCAAACCACCGTCGCGCGCAAGCGGCTGTCCAGGTTGGTCGTTTTGTAAAACATAATGCGCCGGCTGCGCCAGCACAGCTTGGTCGAAGTGAGTCACTTGCCTGGTTTGAGTTGGCGCAACAATTAGGCAGTATTGTCGGCGTATGGGAACTTGCCAATGAGATGCTCAAGCAATGCGATTTAAAAGTTTCAATTGACTTGAACACAAACCCGTTGCCGGAGTTAAGGGCGAGAAAAGACAACGCACGATTTCGCATTGATGTCCGGGTCGCGCAGGCCTGGTATGAAGGCATCCGCTTAACACTCACTGCCTCTCAAAACAATTTTGAGCACTGGGATCTGCAAGCGCATCAGTGCGCCGTGGGCTGTATTGTTAATTACTTGCTGCTTTTACCTGGCGAGCCGCCAAAGAGCCTTCGTAAGTACAACGGTGATGAGCCACTGATCGTCAAGCGATTCAAAACACTTCAATGGGTTGCGCCGTTTTGGGATCGCCTGATTGAGTCAATGAGTAACGATATTTCAGACGAAGTAAAACAATTGCTCATCGAACAAAAATACATTGTTTCTTCTTATATCCCCCAACTTGTACAGCAATGTACGGAGACTCAGCCGGCCAGTTTTGACGATCGTAATATGCCGCAGGCCAACAATCAGGTACAGACCAACGCTGTTGATCAGCTGGTCGTCATTAAAGGTCAAATTCCTACATCCAGTGATCGAGATGACGTACTTGTTTTAAAGCAGTATGCCTCGCTGCAAAAGCCTGTGCGGTTTAAAACTTTTCCGGTTTTAGAGGAGCTGCTGCGCATGCGCGAACAGCTATTCAGCGAGTTTCCCTGGGCGCAAGACGCTATTCGCGTCGTAATGAATGATTTGATCGCCCGCCGGCGCCACGGTGTGACACGGCTGGGCATGGCACCGGTACTGTTGGTGGGTAAACCTGGGACAGGCAAAACGCGTTTTGCGCAGCGCTTAAGCGAGCTATTGGAGACGCCAAGCTCGGTTCTCAACTTAGCAGGTATGTGCGATACAAAAGTGCTGAAAGGCGTTACTCGTGGGTGGGCTGGCCAGCGCCCGTCAAAGATTGTTGAGTTCATTCATCAAACTCAGGTACCCAACCCCTTATTCATTCTCGATGAAATTGATAAGGCGCATGCGGGATACAGTAACGGTGGCGATCCACAGGAGGCATTACTTGATCTGCTCGAACCCGGGAACGCAAAACGTTATCACGATATTTATTTGATGACCGAATGCGACTTATCGCACTGTCTTTACATCACCACCGCTAATTCGCTGGACACAATTTCTGAGCCCTTAATGTCGCGCCTTCGACCCGTACACTTTCCCCCACCAGGCGAGGATCATGCGCCCGTGCTCATCAACGGCGTAGTCAAAGACCTGGAAAAAATGTGGAACTTGCCCGAAGGGGCTGTGACTCTAACAGATGAACAGCGAGCTATGCTGGTCGGCCTATCCCCACGGGAGATGCGGGCTGCTATCTTGGATTTGCTTGGTAATGAGCAAACACATAAAGTGCATTAA
- a CDS encoding TniQ family protein: protein MLISSPFPDELALGHLYRLIRLNDTYQANESTNQSQLAKWIANMRPTVTTAHRRRAPINHMLANSLGVSVASYRYNHSLCFFDKRWRHLSSQDPTVDIKLGAFSPPAFTKVAPNNESPYKLCRLCRQEDTIAYGMTYWHRIHQVPGIDICPHHLTPLQHHTESDVINNPNPFALNGPLVAAELVQAAHHPILERYRTLAALTLTFGEGIELFGVRNHVRDIARERGTIIGVAWYHPNTSYLAHYLADKQLPPAWLGHHIDPKTDVQSNAWKNPGVKEHARELRRLPDVHLFHPGYLLLVMAAMFTTPKAAEILLGHNPKTAINSLRLGQPNAKIFKQEK, encoded by the coding sequence ATGTTGATATCTTCGCCCTTCCCTGACGAACTGGCACTAGGTCACCTTTATCGCTTAATTAGGCTAAACGACACCTACCAGGCAAACGAAAGCACAAACCAGAGCCAACTTGCAAAATGGATAGCAAATATGAGGCCAACAGTAACAACCGCCCACCGCCGAAGAGCTCCAATTAATCATATGTTGGCCAACTCACTGGGCGTCAGCGTCGCCTCATACCGATACAATCACTCATTGTGTTTTTTCGATAAAAGATGGAGACACCTCTCCAGTCAAGACCCCACAGTTGATATCAAATTGGGGGCCTTTTCGCCACCCGCATTTACTAAAGTGGCACCGAACAATGAAAGCCCTTACAAGCTTTGTCGTCTGTGTCGTCAAGAGGACACAATTGCCTACGGCATGACCTACTGGCATCGAATACACCAAGTGCCAGGCATCGACATATGCCCACACCACTTGACCCCCCTTCAACACCACACCGAAAGCGATGTCATCAACAATCCCAACCCCTTCGCGCTTAATGGGCCACTTGTAGCCGCAGAGCTCGTGCAGGCAGCACATCACCCCATATTAGAACGCTACCGAACCCTAGCCGCGCTTACATTGACTTTTGGCGAAGGAATCGAACTATTTGGGGTGCGCAATCACGTGCGTGACATCGCGCGTGAGCGTGGTACGATCATCGGCGTTGCATGGTACCACCCAAACACAAGCTACTTGGCACACTATCTAGCGGACAAACAGTTACCACCGGCCTGGCTGGGACACCACATTGACCCAAAGACAGATGTTCAATCGAACGCATGGAAAAACCCCGGAGTCAAAGAGCATGCCAGAGAACTAAGGCGCTTGCCAGATGTCCATCTCTTTCATCCTGGGTACCTATTGCTTGTCATGGCAGCAATGTTCACTACACCCAAAGCGGCCGAGATCCTGTTAGGGCATAACCCAAAAACGGCGATTAACAGTCTTAGGCTTGGGCAACCAAACGCCAAAATTTTCAAGCAAGAAAAGTGA